In Geobacillus kaustophilus, a genomic segment contains:
- the glpK gene encoding glycerol kinase GlpK: protein MNQYILSIDQGTTSSRAILFNQKGEVVHMAQKEFTQYFPQPGWVEHNADEIWGSVLAVIASVLSEAQVKPEQVAAIGITNQRETTVVWEKDTGNPIYNAIVWQSRQTAGICDELKAKGYDPLFREKTGLLIDAYFSGTKVKWILDHVEGARERAERGELLFGTIDTWLIWKLSGGRAHVTDYSNASRTLMFNIHTLEWDDELLAILNVPKAMLPEVRPSSEVYAKTVPYHFFGVEVPIAGAAGDQQAALFGQACFQEGMAKNTYGTGCFMLMNTGEKAVESKHGLLTTIAWGIDGKVEYALEGSIFVAGSAIQWLRDGLRMIKTAADSEAYAEKVESTDGVYVVPAFVGLGTPYWDSEVRGAVFGLTRGTTKEHFIRATLESLAYQTKDVLAAMEADSGISLTTLRVDGGAVKNNFLMQFQSDLLAVPVERPIVNETTALGAAYLAGLAVGYWNSRDDIAAQWQLERRFEPKMDDDKRTMLYEGWKKAVRAAMAFK, encoded by the coding sequence ATGAATCAATACATTTTATCCATTGACCAAGGCACAACGAGCTCACGCGCCATTTTGTTCAATCAAAAGGGCGAGGTCGTTCATATGGCGCAAAAAGAATTTACACAATATTTCCCGCAGCCCGGCTGGGTCGAGCACAACGCCGATGAAATTTGGGGTTCGGTGCTTGCCGTCATTGCCAGCGTGTTGTCTGAGGCGCAAGTGAAGCCGGAACAAGTGGCGGCGATCGGCATTACGAACCAGCGGGAAACGACGGTCGTGTGGGAGAAAGACACCGGCAACCCGATTTATAACGCCATCGTCTGGCAGTCTCGCCAGACAGCTGGCATTTGCGACGAGCTGAAAGCGAAAGGATATGACCCGCTGTTCCGCGAAAAAACCGGTTTGCTCATTGACGCCTATTTTTCCGGGACGAAAGTGAAATGGATTTTGGACCATGTCGAGGGAGCGCGCGAGCGGGCGGAGCGCGGCGAATTGCTTTTCGGTACGATCGATACGTGGCTCATTTGGAAACTCTCAGGCGGCCGCGCTCATGTGACAGACTATTCGAACGCGTCGCGCACGTTGATGTTTAACATCCATACGCTTGAGTGGGACGACGAATTGCTTGCGATTTTAAACGTGCCTAAGGCGATGCTTCCGGAGGTGCGGCCGTCGTCGGAAGTGTACGCGAAAACCGTTCCCTATCATTTCTTCGGCGTCGAGGTGCCGATCGCTGGGGCCGCGGGCGACCAGCAGGCGGCTTTGTTCGGCCAAGCGTGCTTTCAAGAAGGGATGGCGAAAAATACGTACGGCACCGGCTGCTTTATGCTCATGAATACGGGAGAAAAAGCGGTCGAGTCGAAACACGGGCTGCTGACAACGATTGCCTGGGGGATTGATGGCAAGGTTGAATACGCCCTTGAAGGCAGCATTTTCGTCGCCGGTTCGGCCATTCAATGGCTGCGCGACGGCTTGCGGATGATCAAAACGGCGGCTGACAGCGAAGCGTACGCTGAAAAAGTCGAGTCGACCGACGGGGTGTATGTCGTACCGGCGTTCGTCGGTCTTGGCACGCCGTATTGGGACAGCGAGGTGCGCGGGGCGGTGTTTGGCCTCACGCGCGGCACAACGAAAGAGCATTTCATACGGGCGACATTGGAATCGCTCGCCTACCAGACGAAAGATGTGCTCGCCGCCATGGAAGCCGATTCCGGCATCTCGCTGACGACGTTGCGCGTTGACGGCGGGGCGGTGAAAAACAATTTCCTCATGCAGTTCCAGAGCGATTTGCTTGCCGTTCCGGTCGAACGTCCGATTGTGAATGAAACGACGGCCTTGGGTGCGGCGTATTTGGCAGGGCTGGCGGTCGGCTACTGGAACAGCCGGGATGACATCGCCGCCCAATGGCAGCTTGAGCGCCGGTTTGAGCCGAAGATGGATGATGACAAGCGAACGATGCTTTACGAGGGCTGGAAAAAAGCGGTGCGGGCAGCGATGGCGTTTAAATGA
- a CDS encoding sporulation protein, translating into MLLRKMMSRVGVGSAHVDLILNKSLWHQGEMIQGIVHIYGGTVEQMIERLDVELVQKTIENGKELDDIVAVIPAAGAFSIKPSEKKEIPFSYTIPETLPPSRPGRSYRFITRLHIEDAVDTLDFDYVQILPKK; encoded by the coding sequence GTGTTATTGCGCAAAATGATGTCAAGAGTCGGAGTCGGGTCGGCGCACGTCGACTTGATCTTAAATAAATCGTTATGGCACCAAGGGGAAATGATTCAAGGGATCGTCCACATTTACGGCGGGACAGTGGAACAAATGATCGAGCGGCTCGATGTGGAGCTCGTGCAAAAAACGATCGAAAACGGCAAGGAACTGGATGACATTGTCGCCGTCATTCCGGCGGCCGGAGCGTTTTCGATCAAGCCGAGCGAGAAAAAGGAAATCCCGTTTTCCTATACGATTCCGGAAACTTTGCCGCCATCGCGCCCCGGTCGGTCGTACCGGTTCATCACCCGCCTTCATATCGAAGACGCGGTCGATACGCTCGACTTCGATTACGTGCAAATTTTGCCGAAAAAATAG
- a CDS encoding zinc-finger domain-containing protein gives MKQKRNRRKEILDQIAWLEETYCDGCFLRSTFRKEYGKTYAQSFCIQQCTVGEQMRQYGEMLLSAPPHPRQ, from the coding sequence ATGAAACAGAAGCGGAACCGACGCAAAGAAATATTGGACCAAATCGCTTGGCTGGAGGAAACGTACTGCGACGGCTGCTTTTTAAGAAGCACCTTCCGGAAAGAGTACGGCAAAACGTACGCCCAGTCGTTTTGCATCCAGCAATGCACGGTCGGGGAACAAATGCGGCAGTACGGGGAGATGCTCCTATCAGCGCCGCCGCATCCTCGCCAGTAG
- the acnA gene encoding aconitate hydratase AcnA translates to MAKQDVFNARSSFEVNGKKYNYYRLQALEEAGIGQVSRLPYSIKVLLESVLRQVDGRVITKEHVENLAKWGTPEMKDIDVPFKPSRVILQDFTGVPAVVDLASMRKAMADLGGDPYEINPEIPVDLVIDHSVQVDRYGSDDALEYNMDLEFKRNAERYKFLKWAQKAFNNYRAVPPATGIVHQVNLEYLASVVHAVEGENGEYEAFPDTLVGTDSHTTMINGLGVLGWGVGGIEAEAGMLGQPSYFPVPEVIGVRLTGKLPDGATATDLALKVTQVLRKKGVVGKFVEFFGPGVATLPLADRATIANMAPEYGATCGFFPVDAEALDYLRLTGRDEHHVQVVEAYCKANGLFYTPDAPEPVFTDVVEINLSEIETNLSGPKRPQDLIPLSKMKQSFRDAVKAPQGNQGFGLTEADLEREITVELNGEQVKLKTGAVVIAAITSCTNTSNPYVLVAAGLVAKKAVEKGLQVPKYVKTSLAPGSKVVTGYLRDSGLLPYLEQLGFNIVGYGCTTCIGNSGPLAPELEKALAESDLLVTSVLSGNRNFEGRIHPLVKGNYLASPPLVVAYALAGTVDIDLLNEPIGKDKDGNDVYFGDIWPSMEEVKAVVKQAVDPELFRKEYERVFDGNPRWNAIETTDEPLYQWDENSTYIQNPPFFEGLSPEVRKVEPLTGLRVVGKFGDSVTTDHISPAGSIGKNTPAGQYLISKGVEPKDFNSYGSRRGNHEVMMRGTFANIRIRNQIAPGTEGGYTTYWPTGEVMSMYDACMKYKQDGTGLVVIAGKDYGMGSSRDWAAKGTFLLGIKTVIAESFERIHRSNLVLMGVLPLQFKEGENAETLGLTGKEAFDIHIDENVKPRDLVKVTATDPDTGEKKEFEVIVRFDSEVEIDYYRHGGILQMVLREKLAKVKQ, encoded by the coding sequence ATGGCGAAACAGGATGTATTCAACGCCCGCTCTTCATTCGAAGTCAACGGTAAAAAATACAATTATTACCGTTTGCAAGCGCTTGAAGAAGCGGGCATCGGCCAGGTGAGCCGCCTGCCGTACTCGATCAAAGTGTTGCTTGAATCGGTGCTTCGCCAAGTCGACGGCCGCGTCATCACGAAAGAGCACGTCGAAAACTTGGCGAAATGGGGAACGCCGGAAATGAAAGACATCGATGTGCCGTTTAAGCCGTCGCGCGTCATTTTGCAAGACTTCACCGGCGTGCCGGCTGTCGTCGATTTGGCTTCGATGCGCAAAGCGATGGCCGATTTGGGCGGCGATCCGTATGAAATCAACCCGGAAATTCCGGTCGACCTCGTCATCGACCACTCGGTGCAAGTCGACCGCTACGGGTCGGACGATGCGCTCGAGTACAACATGGATTTGGAATTCAAACGGAACGCCGAACGGTACAAGTTTTTGAAATGGGCGCAAAAAGCGTTTAACAACTATCGTGCCGTTCCGCCGGCAACGGGGATCGTCCACCAAGTGAACTTGGAATATTTGGCAAGCGTCGTTCACGCGGTCGAAGGGGAAAACGGCGAGTACGAAGCGTTCCCGGATACGCTTGTCGGTACGGATTCGCATACGACGATGATCAACGGCCTCGGCGTCCTCGGTTGGGGGGTCGGCGGCATTGAAGCGGAAGCCGGCATGCTCGGCCAACCGTCGTACTTCCCGGTGCCGGAAGTCATCGGCGTCCGCCTGACAGGCAAGTTGCCGGACGGAGCGACGGCCACCGACTTGGCGCTCAAGGTGACGCAAGTGCTCCGGAAAAAAGGCGTCGTCGGCAAATTCGTTGAATTTTTCGGACCAGGGGTGGCGACTTTGCCGCTTGCCGACCGGGCGACGATCGCCAACATGGCGCCGGAATACGGGGCGACGTGCGGCTTCTTCCCAGTCGACGCCGAAGCGCTTGACTATTTGCGCCTGACCGGCCGCGATGAACACCACGTTCAAGTCGTCGAAGCGTACTGCAAGGCAAACGGCCTGTTCTACACGCCGGATGCGCCGGAGCCGGTGTTTACGGACGTTGTCGAAATCAACTTGTCGGAAATTGAAACGAACTTGTCTGGCCCGAAACGGCCGCAAGACTTGATCCCGCTCTCGAAAATGAAACAGTCGTTCCGCGACGCGGTGAAAGCGCCGCAAGGCAACCAAGGCTTTGGCTTGACGGAAGCGGACTTGGAGCGGGAAATTACGGTCGAGCTGAACGGCGAACAAGTGAAATTGAAAACGGGCGCCGTCGTCATTGCGGCCATCACGAGCTGTACGAATACGTCGAACCCGTACGTGCTCGTCGCCGCTGGCTTAGTGGCGAAAAAAGCGGTGGAAAAAGGCTTGCAAGTGCCGAAATACGTGAAAACGTCGCTCGCGCCGGGCTCGAAAGTCGTCACCGGCTACTTGCGTGACTCAGGACTGCTTCCATACCTCGAGCAGCTTGGCTTTAACATCGTCGGCTACGGCTGCACGACATGCATCGGCAACTCAGGTCCGCTTGCGCCGGAGCTCGAAAAAGCGCTCGCGGAAAGCGATCTCCTCGTGACAAGCGTCCTGTCCGGCAACCGGAACTTTGAAGGCCGCATCCACCCGCTTGTCAAAGGCAACTATTTGGCATCGCCGCCGCTTGTTGTCGCCTATGCGCTCGCCGGCACGGTCGACATTGACCTGCTCAACGAACCGATCGGCAAAGACAAAGACGGCAACGACGTCTACTTCGGCGATATTTGGCCGTCGATGGAAGAGGTAAAAGCCGTCGTGAAACAAGCGGTCGATCCGGAACTGTTCCGCAAAGAATATGAGCGCGTGTTCGACGGCAATCCGCGTTGGAATGCCATCGAAACGACGGACGAGCCGCTTTACCAATGGGATGAAAACTCGACGTACATTCAAAATCCGCCGTTCTTTGAAGGCTTGTCGCCGGAAGTGCGCAAAGTCGAACCGCTCACCGGCTTGCGCGTCGTCGGCAAGTTCGGTGATTCGGTCACGACCGACCATATTTCGCCGGCAGGTTCCATCGGCAAAAACACGCCGGCAGGCCAATATTTGATCTCGAAAGGCGTCGAGCCGAAAGATTTCAACTCGTACGGTTCGCGGCGCGGCAACCATGAAGTGATGATGCGCGGCACGTTCGCCAACATCCGCATCCGCAACCAAATCGCGCCGGGCACGGAAGGCGGCTATACGACGTACTGGCCGACCGGCGAAGTGATGTCGATGTACGATGCGTGCATGAAATACAAACAAGACGGCACTGGGCTTGTCGTCATCGCCGGCAAAGACTACGGCATGGGCAGCTCGCGCGACTGGGCGGCGAAAGGGACGTTCTTGCTTGGCATTAAAACGGTGATCGCCGAAAGCTTTGAGCGCATCCACCGCTCGAACCTCGTCTTGATGGGCGTTCTGCCGCTGCAATTCAAAGAAGGCGAAAATGCGGAGACGCTCGGCTTGACCGGCAAAGAAGCGTTCGACATTCACATCGATGAAAACGTCAAACCGCGCGACCTCGTCAAAGTGACGGCGACGGACCCGGATACGGGCGAGAAGAAAGAATTTGAAGTGATCGTCCGCTTTGACAGCGAAGTCGAAATTGACTACTATCGCCACGGCGGCATTTTGCAAATGGTGCTGCGCGAAAAATTGGCGAAAGTGAAACAATAA
- a CDS encoding ribonuclease H family protein, with protein MDVQIHWTYITPKKQEAFLVSDWVDAKKALALADDFEKTGRTKTVEFVDRNGTVWSKKELQKLLEEIAGEPHEIVVYFDGGFDHETSEGGAGAVVYYKQNDHHYRLRANRKLSEIKSNNEAEYAAFWFVMQLLEELGVHHLPVTFRGDSHVVLKQLSGDWPCFEDDFNIWLDRIEAKMRELGIEPAYEPISRKQNKEADSLAQKALRGQIITSRTELTEKG; from the coding sequence TTGGACGTACAAATCCACTGGACGTATATCACACCGAAAAAACAAGAGGCGTTTCTTGTCTCCGATTGGGTTGATGCGAAAAAGGCGCTCGCTTTGGCGGATGATTTTGAAAAAACCGGGCGGACGAAAACAGTGGAGTTCGTCGATCGAAACGGCACGGTGTGGTCAAAAAAAGAGCTGCAAAAGCTGCTTGAGGAGATCGCTGGCGAGCCGCATGAGATCGTTGTGTATTTCGACGGCGGCTTTGACCACGAGACGTCCGAAGGCGGCGCTGGCGCGGTCGTATACTATAAGCAAAACGACCATCACTACCGGCTGCGCGCCAACCGAAAGCTTAGCGAAATCAAATCGAATAACGAAGCGGAATACGCGGCGTTTTGGTTTGTCATGCAGCTGCTTGAAGAGCTCGGCGTTCACCATTTGCCGGTGACGTTCCGCGGCGACTCCCACGTCGTGTTAAAGCAGCTGTCCGGCGATTGGCCGTGTTTTGAGGACGATTTCAACATCTGGCTTGACCGCATTGAAGCGAAAATGCGCGAGCTTGGCATCGAGCCGGCATATGAACCGATTTCGCGCAAGCAAAATAAAGAGGCGGATTCGCTCGCCCAAAAGGCGCTTAGGGGGCAGATCATCACGAGTCGAACGGAATTGACAGAGAAAGGGTAA
- a CDS encoding DUF2564 family protein codes for MTRRDADVHTGYNDLKQVEMFVETAEKMVGQATMQLDPEMLDHAEQAVKNARDQLARARQEATGVDGDFLDRCEQTLARAEHQLREAQP; via the coding sequence ATGACGAGGCGCGATGCGGACGTACATACGGGATACAACGACTTGAAGCAAGTGGAAATGTTCGTCGAGACGGCGGAGAAAATGGTCGGCCAGGCGACGATGCAACTGGATCCGGAAATGCTTGACCATGCCGAACAGGCGGTGAAAAACGCCCGCGACCAACTGGCGCGCGCCCGCCAAGAAGCCACGGGCGTCGACGGGGATTTTCTCGACCGCTGCGAACAAACATTGGCCCGCGCTGAGCATCAGCTTCGCGAGGCACAACCATAA
- the cspD gene encoding cold-shock protein CspD, giving the protein MQRGKVKWFNNEKGYGFIEVEGGSDVFVHFTAIQGEGFKTLEEGQEVSFEIVQGNRGPQAANVVKL; this is encoded by the coding sequence ATGCAACGTGGTAAAGTAAAATGGTTTAACAACGAAAAAGGCTACGGTTTCATCGAAGTGGAAGGCGGTTCCGACGTATTCGTCCACTTCACGGCGATCCAAGGTGAAGGGTTCAAAACGTTAGAAGAAGGCCAAGAAGTTTCGTTTGAAATCGTCCAAGGAAACCGCGGACCGCAAGCAGCGAACGTTGTCAAATTATAA
- the chbG gene encoding chitin disaccharide deacetylase: MPRYCIVNADDFGYSKGVNYGILEAFQHGVVTSATLMANMPAAEHAARLAKEHSELGVGIHFVLTCGRPLADVPSLVNENGEFPRRGEALAGARRSDIERELAAQLERFFSLGLSPTHIDSHHHVHEHPNVFPVVEQLAERYRLPIRPVRTARMHRLTTVDVFFPDFYGDGLTKDHFLTLIDRIDDGQTAEVMCHPAYIDVPLAVGSSYCQQRVRELAVLTNPELAQALAERGVRLINYRQFTNM, encoded by the coding sequence ATGCCGCGCTATTGCATAGTCAACGCCGATGATTTCGGCTACTCGAAAGGGGTCAACTACGGAATTTTGGAAGCGTTTCAACACGGTGTCGTCACGTCGGCGACGCTGATGGCCAACATGCCAGCGGCAGAACACGCCGCCCGGCTGGCAAAGGAACATTCGGAACTCGGCGTCGGCATTCATTTTGTGCTGACATGCGGCCGGCCGCTGGCCGATGTTCCATCGCTTGTGAACGAGAACGGGGAGTTTCCGCGGCGCGGGGAGGCGCTTGCCGGCGCTAGGCGCAGCGATATCGAGCGGGAGCTTGCTGCCCAATTGGAGCGGTTTTTCTCGCTCGGGCTCTCTCCAACGCATATCGACAGCCATCATCACGTTCATGAGCATCCGAATGTGTTTCCAGTTGTGGAACAATTGGCCGAACGTTATCGGCTGCCGATCCGCCCAGTGCGGACGGCACGGATGCATCGGCTGACAACCGTCGATGTCTTTTTTCCCGACTTTTATGGGGATGGATTGACAAAGGACCATTTTTTGACCCTCATTGACCGGATTGACGACGGGCAGACGGCGGAAGTAATGTGCCATCCAGCGTACATTGATGTCCCTCTCGCCGTAGGAAGTTCCTATTGCCAACAGCGGGTCAGGGAGCTTGCCGTCTTGACCAATCCGGAGCTTGCTCAGGCGCTCGCCGAGCGCGGAGTCCGGCTGATCAACTACCGGCAATTTACTAACATGTAG
- a CDS encoding PTS lactose/cellobiose transporter subunit IIA has product MQIYEQTVFQLILHGGNGRSYAMEAIAAAKKGEFAEARRLLEQAGAELQAAHRLQTALLQQEACGGQPVVTLLMVHAQDHLMTAITVKDLAAEFVELYEALKRQTAES; this is encoded by the coding sequence ATGCAAATATATGAACAAACTGTATTCCAACTGATTCTTCATGGCGGAAACGGCCGCAGTTATGCAATGGAGGCGATTGCAGCGGCGAAAAAAGGGGAATTTGCCGAGGCGCGCCGGCTGCTTGAACAGGCGGGAGCGGAACTGCAGGCGGCCCATAGGCTGCAGACCGCGCTGCTGCAACAAGAAGCGTGCGGCGGACAGCCGGTGGTGACGCTTCTGATGGTGCATGCCCAAGATCATTTAATGACGGCGATCACGGTCAAGGATTTAGCCGCTGAATTCGTGGAGCTGTATGAAGCGCTAAAGCGGCAAACAGCCGAATCATAA
- a CDS encoding DMT family transporter gives MKHQTIADLSLLMVTFVWGATFVVVQNAISFLEPLSFNAVRFSLAGLLLLAWIAAASRPLFGQLSWRVIGAGAWMGLWLFFGYAFQTIGLLYTTSSKAGFITGLSVVLVPLFSFLILKQKPSVNAVVGAALAAFGLYWLTGGAELSFNHGDFFVFLCAVSFAMHIIVTGRYSSQYSTMLLTMVQIFTVGILCFFFAFWFEDAAQMWNTAVLRRPEVWGALAVTSLLATTAAFLIQTAVQKYTTPAHVALIFAMEPVFAALTACLWAGERLSPSAWLGGAAILAGMIFAELPSMRLWGRRWREKRNIPS, from the coding sequence TTGAAGCATCAAACCATAGCCGATCTGAGTCTGCTAATGGTGACGTTCGTCTGGGGGGCGACGTTCGTCGTCGTCCAAAATGCCATTTCGTTTTTGGAGCCGTTGTCGTTTAACGCCGTTCGCTTCAGTTTGGCCGGCTTGTTGCTTCTCGCTTGGATCGCTGCCGCTTCCCGCCCACTCTTCGGCCAGTTGTCATGGCGAGTCATCGGCGCTGGGGCGTGGATGGGGCTATGGCTGTTTTTCGGCTACGCATTCCAAACGATCGGACTGTTGTATACCACTTCCTCGAAAGCCGGCTTTATTACCGGACTGAGCGTTGTGCTCGTTCCATTGTTTTCCTTTTTAATTTTGAAGCAAAAACCGTCTGTGAATGCGGTCGTTGGAGCGGCACTTGCCGCGTTCGGCCTGTATTGGCTGACAGGGGGAGCGGAGCTGTCGTTCAATCACGGCGATTTCTTTGTCTTTCTTTGTGCTGTTTCCTTTGCCATGCACATTATCGTCACCGGCCGCTATTCCTCTCAGTATTCGACGATGCTGTTGACAATGGTGCAAATTTTTACCGTCGGCATCCTCTGTTTCTTCTTTGCCTTTTGGTTTGAAGACGCCGCGCAAATGTGGAATACGGCGGTGCTCCGCCGTCCGGAAGTATGGGGGGCGCTCGCCGTGACATCGCTTCTGGCGACGACCGCGGCGTTTCTCATCCAAACGGCGGTGCAAAAATATACGACTCCCGCTCATGTCGCGCTCATTTTCGCCATGGAGCCGGTGTTCGCCGCTTTGACCGCCTGCCTTTGGGCTGGAGAGCGGCTGTCGCCATCGGCCTGGCTTGGCGGCGCGGCAATTTTGGCCGGCATGATTTTCGCCGAACTGCCAAGCATGCGCCTCTGGGGCAGACGATGGCGGGAAAAACGAAACATCCCGTCATAA
- a CDS encoding small acid-soluble spore protein P, with protein sequence MANKNDGKDMRKNAPKGDNPGQPEPLDGSKKVKNRNHTRQKHNTSHDM encoded by the coding sequence ATGGCGAACAAAAACGACGGCAAAGATATGCGCAAAAACGCGCCCAAAGGCGACAACCCTGGGCAGCCGGAGCCGCTTGACGGTTCGAAAAAAGTGAAGAACCGCAATCACACGCGGCAAAAGCACAACACAAGCCACGATATGTGA
- the sspO gene encoding small acid-soluble spore protein O produces MTKRKANHVIPGMNAAKAQGMGAGYNEEFSNEPLTEEQRQNNKKRKKNQ; encoded by the coding sequence ATGACGAAACGGAAAGCAAACCACGTGATCCCTGGCATGAACGCCGCCAAAGCGCAAGGAATGGGCGCGGGCTACAATGAAGAGTTCTCCAATGAGCCACTGACCGAGGAGCAGCGCCAAAACAATAAAAAACGAAAAAAGAATCAATAG
- a CDS encoding MIP/aquaporin family protein, producing MSPFLGELIGTALLILFGAGVCAGVNLKRSYAANSGWIVITMGWGLAVAVAVYAVGRYSGAHLNPALTVALAISGDFPWKDVPGYVVAQVLGAMIGAAVVYLHYWPHWKETDDPGVKLGVFATGPAVPNTAANLLSEIIGTFVLVLAILAIGANKFADGLNPFVVGFLIVAIGLSLGGTTGYAINPARDFGPRLAHFLLPIPGKGSSNWSYAWVPIVGPLLGGALGSLVYKAVFLGKPTGALWVVLAATAIVLAAAKIAKGKTVSAASRQSL from the coding sequence ATGTCGCCATTTTTAGGAGAACTCATCGGCACCGCATTGCTCATCCTTTTTGGAGCCGGGGTGTGCGCCGGCGTGAATTTAAAAAGATCGTATGCAGCCAATTCTGGTTGGATCGTCATTACGATGGGATGGGGGTTGGCGGTGGCCGTGGCCGTATACGCTGTCGGCCGGTATAGCGGCGCCCATCTCAACCCGGCGTTGACAGTGGCATTGGCCATAAGCGGTGATTTTCCGTGGAAAGATGTCCCCGGCTATGTGGTGGCGCAAGTGCTCGGTGCTATGATAGGGGCTGCTGTTGTCTATCTCCACTATTGGCCGCACTGGAAAGAAACAGACGACCCAGGCGTCAAGCTCGGCGTGTTCGCCACCGGGCCGGCCGTGCCGAATACGGCGGCCAACTTGCTTAGCGAGATCATTGGAACGTTTGTGTTGGTTTTAGCCATCTTGGCTATTGGCGCCAACAAATTCGCTGATGGGCTCAATCCGTTTGTCGTTGGTTTTTTGATCGTGGCGATTGGGCTGTCGCTCGGCGGTACGACGGGATATGCCATCAATCCGGCCCGAGACTTTGGTCCTCGTTTAGCCCACTTTTTGTTGCCGATTCCAGGGAAAGGGTCATCGAATTGGTCGTATGCGTGGGTGCCGATCGTCGGACCGCTGCTCGGCGGCGCGTTAGGCAGTTTAGTGTATAAAGCCGTTTTCTTAGGAAAACCGACAGGCGCCCTATGGGTAGTGCTGGCGGCAACCGCAATCGTTTTGGCGGCGGCGAAGATCGCAAAAGGAAAAACAGTGAGCGCCGCAAGCCGTCAATCTCTTTAA
- a CDS encoding divergent PAP2 family protein has translation MNKGLKTALATIALAQFLKIPIKQLETGRWDWRLFFETGGMPSSHSAGVSALATFIALERGVRTLDFALAALFGLIVMYDAQGVRRQAGELALRLNELAEEVKKLELDPKQTIYQKRQQQLRARLGHEPIEVVGGALLGMAAGALSHWGCRRRG, from the coding sequence ATGAACAAGGGACTGAAGACGGCGCTCGCGACAATCGCGCTCGCCCAGTTTCTGAAAATCCCGATCAAGCAGCTGGAGACCGGACGGTGGGACTGGCGGCTCTTTTTCGAAACCGGCGGAATGCCAAGCTCCCACTCTGCCGGTGTTTCCGCCTTAGCGACATTTATCGCCCTCGAGCGAGGCGTGCGCACGCTCGATTTTGCCTTGGCCGCATTATTTGGGCTGATCGTCATGTACGATGCGCAAGGGGTGCGGCGCCAAGCAGGCGAGCTTGCCCTTCGCCTGAACGAGCTTGCTGAGGAAGTAAAAAAGTTGGAATTAGATCCAAAACAAACCATTTATCAAAAGCGACAGCAGCAGTTGCGCGCCCGGCTCGGGCACGAGCCGATCGAAGTCGTCGGCGGGGCGCTCTTAGGCATGGCCGCGGGCGCTTTATCGCATTGGGGTTGTCGACGCCGCGGCTGA
- the sspL gene encoding small, acid-soluble spore protein L: protein MTKNGGRNRGTKAPGVNPQGFGQDGTFTPDPKSKLENAAKKLNTK, encoded by the coding sequence ATGACCAAAAACGGCGGCCGAAACCGCGGCACGAAGGCGCCGGGCGTCAACCCGCAAGGCTTTGGCCAAGATGGAACGTTCACCCCGGATCCAAAAAGCAAACTTGAGAACGCAGCGAAAAAGCTCAACACAAAATAA